The following proteins are encoded in a genomic region of Triticum dicoccoides isolate Atlit2015 ecotype Zavitan chromosome 1B, WEW_v2.0, whole genome shotgun sequence:
- the LOC119328249 gene encoding mRNA cap guanine-N7 methyltransferase 1 — protein sequence MNKRPRDEPSSSLASAQKRQFGAGGGGYGGQQGYSEERNSARRVADHYSARSNQTLEERENSPIIHLKKLNNWIKSVLVQLYARPGDCVLDLACGKGGDLIKWDKARVGYYVGVDIAEGSIKDCMTRYNGDADQQRRKKFSFPARLICADCYETRLDEYLCEDAPFDICSCQFAMHYSWSTEARARQALANISALLRPGGTFIGTMPDANVIIKRLRETEGMEFGNSVYWITFGEEYNEKKFPASRPFGIKYKFHLEDAVDCPEWVVPFHLFKLLAEEYDLELVLMKNFHEFVHEYLQKPEFADLMRRLGALGDGRSVQSTLSQDEWEVSYLYLAFVLRKRGPPPSQRRANNANRGKTFLAEEDIEFLSI from the exons ATGAACAAGCGACCCCGCGACgagccctcctcctccctcgcctccgCCCAAAAGCGCCAGTTCGGCGCAG GCGGTGGCGGCTATGGGGGACAACAAGGGTACTCGGAGGAGCGGAACAGCGCGCGGCGGGTGGCGGACCACTACAGCGCCCGATCGAATCAGACGCTCGAGGAGCGCGAGAACAGCCCCATCATCCACCTCAAGAAGCTCAACAACTGG ATAAAGAGCGTCCTGGTCCAGCTGTATGCGCGTCCGGGAGACTGCGTTCTAGATCTTGCTTGTGGCAAG GGAGGAGATTTGATAAAGTGGGATAAGGCCAGGGTTGGCTATTATGTAGGCGTTGATATTGCAGAAGGCTCG ATAAAAGATTGTATGACCCGTTATAACGGTGATGCTGATCAACAGCGAAGGAAGAAGTTCAGCTTTCCTGCACGGCTTATTTGTGCTGATTGTTATGAG ACTCGTCTGGATGAGTATCTATGTGAGGATGCTCCATTTGACATATGCAGCTGCCAG TTTGCAATGCACTACTCATGGTCAACTGAAGCACGTGCAAGACAAGCACTTGCTAATATATCTGCATTGCTTCGTCCTGGAGGCACTTTCATTGGAACGATGCCTGATGCTAATGTCATTATTAAAAGGCTAAGAGAAA CTGAAGGGATGGAGTTTGGAAACAGTGTTTACTGGATTACCTTTGGTGAAGAGTACAACGAAAAG aaattcccCGCATCCAGGCCTTTTGGTATCAAGTACAAGTTCCATTTAGAG GACGCAGTTGATTGCCCGGAGTGGGTTGTTCCATTCCATCTCTTCAAACTACTGGCAGAGGAG TATGATTTAGAGCTGGTTCTAATGAAGAACTTCCACGAATTTGTACACGAGTACTTGCAAAAGCCTGAGTTTGCTGATCTCATGCGAAGGCTGGGTGCTCTTGGTGATGGACGGTCGGTCCAAA GCACACTATCGCAAGATGAGTGGGAAGTGTCCTATCTCTACCTCGCATTTGTTCTGCGTAAG CGAGGCCCTCCACCCTCCCAGCGGAGAGCCAACAATGCTAACAGAGGGAAAACGTTCCTTGCTGAGGAGGACATCGAGTTTCTTAGCATATAA